Genomic window (Corticium candelabrum chromosome 3, ooCorCand1.1, whole genome shotgun sequence):
AATTGGTTCATCCTAAACAGCAAAGCAAATTCAATTTTGCAGATCAACCAATGTTAAAGCACATGCATTCGTACCGTCTCTGAAGAGATAGGTATTATCACATTCTCATACCAATCATTTATTGAGAAGGTAAGCATCAGAGAATCCAAGTCAGACACATTTTCATGTTGTTTGCATTCAACTTCAAATTGTAAATATTTCGGAATGCCAAATGGTTTCCGCCATAGATCCTTGACATCAACACGCTGCAACATCAGTTAACATCTGATCACTCTGCTGCAGTTCATATATGCCTGGCACTTCTCTTACCATCACCGGCGGAGTAGTTTTGCAAAATTTTCCTTGAACATTAATTTGCAGTGTTCCTTCTCCTGGTATGTCAAAATTTCTATAACCATCAAGAAATTTACGTTTTGGCCTTTCTTTAGTTGCCTCACATTTGAGTATTTTCTACAAGCAAATACAAGATCCTTCAGTCAGAATAAGTAACATGTGCATTAGAAATATGTAACTACATCTAATTACCTCCAACATGTGGTAACAGTAGTCATGAATACAAATgtcaattatccatttgcgcATGTGACAATACCCAAATACTGACCAATGTACTGGCTTCTTCTTAGTCTCGGATTCAACTGGCTGACCAATCCAGCAAAAAGTGCCAAATTTGGACAAACTCAAGTGACCAGTACGAACATTGAATGTACAATTAGAATTCCTAATTTCTTCCTCAGCAGTACTACTGTTAAACTGCATGACAGTTTTCCAGTTTCCATATGTCTCATACTCCTCATTGTAACATCTCAAGAGTTGTATTTGCATTTTTAAGTCTTTAACACAAACTGGAAAGTGGACTTGAACAGGATGACTCAACTGCAGCAGAGAGGGTTCCAGAGTTAGCAACAGACTCAAAACACAGCCTGTCTCACTGCCCCATGGTATTCTGTTTCTATCTAAATGTAATCTGGCAGTAATAATTGTATCTTCACTAACTGCTCTCGGTGGAAAAGAAAGATCAAATTTGCCACCTAGTCTTTGACAACCCCTGGGACCAACCTTGAATGATGCTTCTAAAACTGTTGAGTCCTGAACAAGCtagttacaaataaactgttTAATTTATGATACAGAGATAGCAAAGAATATACATACACTTGATGGCTCCTCTGATCCATCCCTTGATGCTTGAATGCCTTGAGCCAAATGAGAAAGCACTTGTACACTACCATTCACAAGCTGCCGATCATCAGATGATCTGTTAGTAAAGTTGCTTGATCTGTGTGAAGACATTGAACAATTATTTGACAACTGATGAGATCTATTACATTATGTGCTAATGTTTAACTATAGTGACAACGATATGTATTGTTAACACATCTTACTGTAGCGCAGTTGCTGAAACAGTACTACTTGTCCCATTATCAACAAAACTGTCTGCTGAAGCTGATTCTTTCCTCATACTTGCAGTCACATCTGTCACcattgcttgtgtttgttgacTGTACATGCTTAATTCACCTATGCCCTCTTGCACTTTCTGAAATTGGTCGGCCGTGTCTTCACTCTGTTCATGCATTCTTTGAGAAAGTTGTTCTAACAAAATTGTCTGCTTTTTGGTCTCGTGTAATATTGCATCCCCGTAATATTGACCTGCATTAATAGCTGCCTTTACCCAAAATAAATCACCATTTCATCAGTATAGTGTCTGTCTTACTTTGATCTGCAACAACCCTCCTATCATTCAACTCTGTTGAAACCATCAAAGAAACAGTGCTGTCATCGTTGGCGACGGCAGCGGCGGCatcattattatcattataATCGTTGTTGTCATCATTGCCTTCAAAGAGAAACATACTTAGTGTgtaaaatacacacatgcgtgTATATGCACATATCATACTCTTCTTTTGTGTAGAAAATTCATGTTTAAGTTCACAATATGAACTGCACTAAGTGCGTAGCACATTACTGAGTATGACAGACCTTTCGTCGCCCCACACCCCCACATAGTCCACACACTGAAAGTAAGTCAAGCTATAGATGTAAGTACGCTACTCGCTAAGTCGCATGACGCTACAAAGTTTCGTGACATATGGCACATAGCTGAAATACTCTCCCTAGTGCAGACTACACAAATTGCTCCGTAAGggtgtttgattgtttgattCAAAACTTGCACAAAAAGTTCAACAAAGAGTAACCAGTAACTTCCAAAACACAAACTGAATAACATATGATGCATGATCAATTAATCGACTTATTGCAACCAATATTTGTTAGCTCTACTGCTTCCCAAGTCCTAATgtaaattgcacacaaacatTTTAAGCTGTCTTGTACTGACATTTATATACGCCAAGCACAAAAAAAGACTACTTTACATTTGAATTCAAGTCACCACATCCCTAGACCTACATTATTTAAAGGCTGACAACtactctgttaattaattaagtgattaGTGCTTACCTGGAGCATTGCATGTTTGATTCTCTCCTCTGCTTTCTTGCCTACTTTCAGTTTGTTTGGTTTCATGATCAGATGCACTTTTTGTACTGTCATCAGACTGTCTAACAGAGTTTGCTGCATCAAAAACTCCTACATAATTAGAAGCAAAATATTAGTAAACTATAGACCATGCCTCATAttaataagtgttaaatacATTAATGTTATCACAAAAAACCTTTACCTGAAGTAGCAGAAGCCTCAGCTTCTGTGTGATGTTGATTATCTGTATTATTAAATATCAACATGTCAACAAAACACCCCATGTTATTGCATGTGGATGTCTAAAACTTACTTTCAATACAAGCAGGAAGTGATGGTGTTCTTGTGTCACCTTCATGATGACTCACACTTGAATTGCTAGTTTCTATAACACCATGTTGTTCTCCATCAATTCTATCCACATCACTCTCTCCATACACATCACTCTCTCCATCACTTCCATCTACATTGCTCTCTCGTACTAAAACACTGGAACCATTGTTGCGTGTGTCATGTGATGCTAACTGAGACTCATCAGGTGCACCAGGAGTTTCAGCAAATGTAGGAGGACTAGTGGGTACCAAATACATTGAAGTCTGACGCCTCTGCCTGCAATACATAGCAAGTACAACTGctactagtagtagtactGCTACGACAGGAACTGTTACTCCGGCAATTACCTCATGAGACAAACCACCACCTGCAAGCAAAACAACCAGGCATGAGAGAAAGCAAAAAGACATTCTAGACGAGAGCAGAAATATATGCAATAATGATTATAGAGAGATAGTACCCAATTTATTTGATCAAAGTCTTGAAAGGCTTCTTGAGAATAATTAGTCAAGACACAGTTAAGGCTATAATTACCGAGAAGAAAGCCCCTCATGACCAAAGCCCAATAAACATGATATTTGCAGTCTGCACGCCAtgcattgtttgttgcatgttttgcTCAACCATCTGTGAACTTGCATGTTGGCAAGGCCTGGTTTGGTTGGTAAAATGCTACGTGGGTTATAGCACATCTATATATGTTGACATGGACAAGTGTTGACGACAAGTCACATGGTTATGGCATAATAACTGGTGAAAGGAGCTTCATACAGCATACCGGTAGGGCGAGTTACTTGTATTATCACATCaaccacaaacaacacagaataAAGCTAAACTCATATCACTAAAAGTTGGCAAACATTTGATTAATTGGTGCTCATCGATTCGACGAGAAATGTCTATATGCAGTAACACAACTGTTCTTACCACTAGGTTCAgctggtgatggtggtggtgtaGCGAAGAGATCCGTGTACACATCTATTAGgattaaaattaaaatcaacGAAACTGAAACGTCAGTATGTTGTAAAGAGCTCACCCATACACATGTTCAAGACACCGTGATGATTACAAGACGTCTTCTTAGGACAGTTTCTGAATATTTCAGAGTAATGCTGAGCCTCAAAAACATCGTTGAATTTCCAACAGCTTTTTGCTGATCCATTAAATTCTTTCGAATTCATAGATAAACTATGCAACAGTATAAGTTTACAAATAAACTTCCTTGAAGTTTCGTTCTTTGGGACACTGTCAATCTGAAACTCCAGTTCATCTCCATTCAGAGTGAACGTAACAATCCTGGGATAGACTCTCACAGTACTACCAGCTAATAAGAGAACACGTCAAAATGACGCTCAACATTACTGCTAATAGACTAACTTTGTGTCCGTAGTCCAATATGGACAGATGAATATACATACTCGCTGGTAAGTGTCATTCTCCTTGATGCCACACTTAACTTGATGCCACTGCACAACGGTGCATTAGTTATCTTCCATTGAGTTGTAGACTTGTCTAATACCCATTCCCTACTCCAATTCTCACTGTGAGCTTTGACAACATAACCATCAACAGGTTCGTGTTTGTCAGAAGTCGGTGGTGACCACTCCATATCAACAACAGCCGTTGTACTGCTACTCTTTACTGTCAAGTTCCTTGGTTCTTTTGGGTAGCCTGTCCACATCAACACAATCAGTAAATAAGTCAATAAATAAGCAAAAACATTTGCTGATTACATTaatgtatattgtatatgcTTATTATAGTAATTACAGTCTTTCAATTCCTTTATTGCAAATTCTGTCTATTAACCAGTAAATTGTAGTTTACTGGGGAGACGTTCAAATTTATTGACAATTTGTAAAAGTACATGACCACAGCAGCCCATTCCGGTTTGTTGAACAACAGCAGCCATCCATACAGAGCCCAGCTGTCTCTATGTTTTTGGTTTGTCCACTTGAATGATCGGGAACCTCGAGCTCCTTCATTTGAGCTGGTCAGCTGGAATGGAAGAAAAACTGTATCAAAGCAGAAGTATTGAATTTTTGTTGAAATTTGGCGACTAATTTTTGGAATTTCGACCACTGGCTGGTGTTGAGAATTAACGTTAATCAGTCTCTAGTGATGTTTGTTACCTTCAGAGATGTCAAAGAAGGCTAAACCAATTTTTTCCACCACTAGCTGAGTATTTCTTCAAGGACGACGAGAATCATGATCCTCAGTGGTCGTACGAGCAGCTGGTTGAAGCAAAGCTGAGCATGGGTGGCATCACGATCAGTCCCAGCGAAATCGAAATCATAGGCTACACAACGCACTGCGTGTTTCAAATCTTGGAGCATTGGATTGCTCACTAGTAGACATGAAGATCGAGTATAGAGTGAATGCTGCTGGTGAgattctctgtctgtctgtctgtctgtttatctgtctgcctacctgcctgtttgtgtgacCTTCCAGTGCAACtcatccatccatcagtcGCTCTGGTtgcttgcatgtctgtctgtctgtctgtctgtcagaagagcttgttccaagAGGATgagtatcaagatgtgttcctcttgtgatagaacattttgagaggtggggcacaaaggcagagaatattttgcagcatttgtcacaacagtcagcaaatccagaagccaattttaatgtttccatgttcatgtcatattggagaaaaagattttctacaattctgcaaagatgcaatgccaaagttatcctcacaaatctttcaaaactgtcacctaaacTCTCTAAATGGTGATTTAGagagattatttgattttgacattcaaagtcaagtccattagttaatgactttgttgtttgcaaggactgatttgtattttaaaaaatcctagcatatgtacaagtagaatctgtatgagaataaattatctgtctgtctgtctgtctgtctgtcaatacatatattttcatacatcagcactgttacagtctaattgtccaaacaccagtccaaaatcccacaatgggccacacaacaaaacccaactacttatattcattagcattgcatctttgcaatgctatagacaaacagcaaagccagtactctgtcagtctgtctgtttagcaCTACATCCGTAATTAATCTTTTCTAGTGTTTAATACTGCCTACATAAAGTCAACCCTCTAATAGATGAAGCCATAATCAAGCTACTGAATTGTGCATCCAATAGTGCGTACACTTTGGGAAAAGGGAGGGTGTGCTTTGTACACCGTaaaattgtcaataattttaAACGACCCCTAATAAAACTTTCAACCTAACCGATgtacaataaatacattaaaaCTAACAACTACTAGCACACAAAATCTATACAAATTAAATATCCATCCAGTTGTTTCAACTAGATTCTGTTTAACCCTtatacaaaaataattaaGCACCAACAATACCAACCTTGTACTGTAATGTGTATCTCCTGAGATACTAATGATGTCTCTCCTGTGCGAATTTGAACATCGATAATAACATCTCTTTCATCAGTCACATTGATAGATTTTGTAATGGAGGCCCATCCATTGACCATAACGTTAGAGGAAGGAGGAATGTTGAGAGAACCAGCAATAGTCAAGAAATATATGTTCACGTAGCCATTGTATATGACTCCAAATGAAATAGTAGCTGGATGATAGAGTGACACTGTCATGTTGTGTAACTCTATGATGCGAGGAGGCAAATCTGCAACAAAAAACTCAAATGGCACCACCAAACTGCTTGTTCTATTTGCTcttccaacacacacacacacacacacacacacacacacacacacacacacacacacacacacacacacacacacacacacacacacacacacacacacacacacacacacacacacacacacacacacacacacaatacaccacaAAGACAAACGCAATACaccacaaagacaaacacacaaacaaacatacacaccacaaagacagacagacagacagacacacacacacacacacacacacacacagacacacagacacacagacacacacacacacacacacacacacacacacacacacacacacacacacacacaaacacagacagacagacagacagacagacagacagacagacagacagacagacacacacacacacacacatctagtTTATAATATGAAGCTGACAATGCTGATGATACTGGCAAGAACACTGGCTAAGTGTCAAGACTGCTGATACAGACACTGTCCAATTTCCAATATCATTTTATGAGTGTCAACAATTCTAGTCTCTACAATGTAGTGTTTTGTCTCTTAACTCCCCCGCAAACTTGTTGCAAAGTCACTTCCCATGTCTCCCAACAGTCTGCTGTCAAGAAGCTGGTCTCTTCTCACACCTCCCAGGCATTGTCCTTTACCCCATCATTCTTTGTACTCTCTACAGTAGACTTTATTTGCCACAAGCACACATAACAACAAATGTTTAATCTCTGATTTGTCAACACAGAAGCATGTGCTTCCAGTGGACACTGAAACACTTTCCATTTCAATGCtggagttgaacttgaatcaactcCAGCATCAACGATGTTCACGTTGCTACGTGCCAGTGTTTAAATACGATGCCATCTGAGTGTCCTTGCCAGCATCCTCGCCAGCATTGTGAGTGTCGTCAGTTTCATATTATAATCCAAGCTAAAgaaagattgacaaacaactaTAGCCTGTTGACATTGCAACATTCTTACCCTTCTTCTGGACGACAGTAAAGATATTGCTGGCAATACCTCTTTGCTTGCACCGAAAATCTCCAACTGAATTCCAAGAACCGGTCAATACATCATCATTACCATTAGTACCACTTTTGATACAGGGATCGCAGCGATTTGTTTTTAGAACAAGATCACCGTTGTGATACCAATAGGTCATATCTCTAGCAGAAAGGCTGAATCCCACCGGTTCACATTTCAGAATAAACGAGCCATTTTTATACACAGAATCAATTCCTGTCAGTTGAACAGACTTGCCTAACGTACCTACAATAAACACGTGTGAATATTTCATATCGAAAGCTTTAAGTTTTCTCAAACTGACCACTTAAGTTCCCTCTTAATTAATCATCACTCACTAATAAGCTTAATTAAAAACCTACTTTTTCCAGAAACATCAAGTAAAGCTATCTGATCAGAAGGTATACAGACAACAATTTTAGTAAATGACGTGCAGCATCTATTCAAGGACGCCGCATACTGTATCAAGAGAAGTCAGTGGCGTAACCAGAAGGGGTGCCTGAGGACCCATGCCTTCTGTCTTGGATCACTGGCAGGAAATATTTTGTCCTCACTATAAAGTTCAAAGTTATACCAAAAAGCTGACACAGACAGTCGATCCGTACTCCAaggcatgcatgcgtgcgtgcagtAAGCCATGCTCTTCGCGATTCTGTAAAGAAACCGCCATGTCAAGAAATTGATTCAATGGCAATGTACAATTCTGAGCACTCTGCCAGTTACATCGTGCTCTGCAGCAGAGATCTTTCAGTGGGCTAGCAAATCAAGACGGACTTAAGATCAACTATGGGAAACCAACGGCTTGTGGGACTAGCCCTCCTCAGTGGCAAAATTGGAAGGCACAATTTTtgtaaaaatacaaataaacatcAACTGGCTAGGAAAATAGTTACACACGTATAACTCTAGCGTGCCTATTTAGCTAAGCATGACTACAAACATAATAATAGAGCATACCTGACAATAAGTGTACAGTCAAATTGAaagttgt
Coding sequences:
- the LOC134176784 gene encoding uncharacterized protein LOC134176784; this encodes MCMDVYTDLFATPPPSPAEPSGGGLSHEVIAGVTVPVVAVLLLVAVVLAMYCRQRRQTSMYLVPTSPPTFAETPGAPDESQLASHDTRNNGSSVLVRESNVDGSDGESDVYGESDVDRIDGEQHGVIETSNSSVSHHEGDTRTPSLPACIENNQHHTEAEASATSGVFDAANSVRQSDDSTKSASDHETKQTESRQESRGENQTCNAPGNDDNNDYNDNNDAAAAVANDDSTVSLMVSTELNDRRVVADQSQYYGDAILHETKKQTILLEQLSQRMHEQSEDTADQFQKVQEGIGELSMYSQQTQAMVTDVTASMRKESASADSFVDNGTSSTVSATALQSSNFTNRSSDDRQLVNGSVQVLSHLAQGIQASRDGSEEPSSLVQDSTVLEASFKVGPRGCQRLGGKFDLSFPPRAVSEDTIITARLHLDRNRIPWGSETGCVLSLLLTLEPSLLQLSHPVQVHFPVCVKDLKMQIQLLRCYNEEYETYGNWKTVMQFNSSTAEEEIRNSNCTFNVRTGHLSLSKFGTFCWIGQPVESETKKKPVHWSVFGYCHMRKWIIDICIHDYCYHMLEKILKCEATKERPKRKFLDGYRNFDIPGEGTLQINVQGKFCKTTPPVMRVDVKDLWRKPFGIPKYLQFEVECKQHENVSDLDSLMLTFSINDWYENVIIPISSETDEPIPSYPSSGFHDRESMSSHFGATGNWQSETAPSTMGTTRAPYSTSPRLGEVAERRLAQAAECQLSRKQLVRVVGNITHCWTQFAALLNPEKFTVSEISVIQNSNQRTSFDQAYKMMEDWRDELSVDAKCRLVVTAFLDMKMKRQACDVFGEALVKYVNKMYGSLV